A part of Terriglobus roseus genomic DNA contains:
- a CDS encoding TIGR03435 family protein produces MRLHLSVPVRSVVLACGSLLPIMSVTLPAAAAQTAPQVKLDGTWQGAVRQPDGKDNRWVVKIEKADNGWKGTMWFIDQRSPAIPIDKVEFADGTLKLNIERAFISYEGKMSPDGDTISGTRTQGDSKVPLIFARATTETAWAIPEPPPPQPKMDPNANPSFEVATIKPQAPGDKGFAFLLNRGNFIGKGLTLEKMMTISLGLNAVQIVGLPDWATQEKYDIDAKPDTPGQPSLKQFMSEVAKLMTDRYGLKYHTEKRTMTAYSLTVAKSGIKMKPSPAGSGDIPGFGLPPGRLFINNATMQEFARFLQSDMFDHPVVDQTNLGAARYNGTLKYQMDDNQLMKMGLKAPPQSDSSDTPPPLITALSEEFGLKLDSGKIPVDVIVVDSVSKPTPN; encoded by the coding sequence ATGCGCCTTCACTTATCCGTACCGGTTCGTTCGGTGGTTCTCGCCTGTGGTTCGTTGCTGCCGATTATGTCGGTCACGCTTCCCGCTGCCGCGGCGCAAACTGCACCACAGGTAAAGCTCGACGGCACATGGCAGGGCGCAGTGCGTCAGCCCGACGGCAAAGACAACCGGTGGGTCGTGAAGATTGAGAAGGCGGACAATGGCTGGAAAGGAACCATGTGGTTCATCGACCAGAGATCTCCGGCAATCCCCATCGACAAGGTTGAGTTCGCTGACGGAACGCTGAAACTCAACATCGAGCGAGCCTTCATCAGCTATGAAGGCAAGATGTCGCCGGACGGTGACACCATCTCCGGAACCCGCACTCAGGGCGATAGTAAGGTACCGCTCATCTTCGCGCGCGCCACGACAGAGACGGCATGGGCCATTCCAGAGCCTCCGCCGCCGCAGCCCAAAATGGATCCCAACGCAAATCCATCGTTTGAGGTAGCTACCATCAAGCCTCAGGCGCCTGGTGACAAGGGATTCGCCTTCCTGCTGAATCGCGGAAATTTCATCGGCAAGGGGCTCACTCTTGAAAAGATGATGACGATCTCATTGGGCTTGAATGCGGTGCAGATTGTGGGGCTCCCCGACTGGGCCACGCAGGAAAAATATGACATCGATGCCAAACCGGACACGCCCGGACAGCCAAGCTTGAAACAGTTCATGAGTGAGGTCGCGAAACTCATGACGGATCGTTATGGGTTGAAATATCACACCGAGAAACGCACCATGACGGCATACTCATTGACGGTGGCTAAGAGCGGCATCAAGATGAAGCCGTCGCCTGCGGGATCCGGCGATATTCCGGGATTCGGTCTGCCTCCGGGACGGCTATTCATCAATAACGCAACCATGCAGGAGTTCGCGCGCTTTCTGCAATCTGACATGTTTGACCACCCTGTCGTTGACCAGACGAATCTGGGCGCTGCCCGCTACAACGGCACGCTGAAGTACCAGATGGATGACAACCAACTGATGAAGATGGGGCTGAAGGCTCCACCGCAGTCCGACAGCAGTGACACACCGCCGCCCCTTATCACAGCGCTTTCTGAGGAGTTCGGACTGAAGCTGGACTCCGGCAAGATACCGGTGGATGTGATCGTGGTGGATAGCGTCTCAAAACCAACGCCGAATTAG